TCCCCCCAACGAGTTCTCACCCTGCACCCCAGAAGCCGAACCAGCTATTTGCTCCTTGTATCCAAAATAGAAAAGCTCTATTAACGATTGAGCATATCATACACGGAATGAACATCCAGAGGATGAAGTTAACGATTGAACATGTAATACAAGGAATGAACATTCAGGGATGAAGTTATTCATTACATTACTGGAACCAACTTGTCCTTGAACTCAAAGGAAGAAAACTCACTTTGCAACCATGCTAAAACATAGAGATAAACTACAACCACAATAACTTATAACTACTAATTAATTGCAAACTAATGCAATTATTTATTCATTACGTCTGTTAATTAAACAGCTGAGACCTTTCTTTAAACTGTGGTGATCATTTGAAGTGACCAAACGGGTCAAACCCCCCCAACGAGTTCTCACCCTGCGCCCCAGAAGCCGACGATGACCCGCCTCCACCAGCACCAGAGGAGGAACCATCCCTAAACATTCCCATCATCGAGGGGTCATACATGGGAGGACCATGCTGGGGCCCGAAATAATTTTCCGGCCCATAAGATGGTGGCGGGGGAGGCATCATTGCAACCTGGGGCCCAGCATGCCCAGGAGGGCAATAGTCCATTAGCTGGGGCTCCTCCCTCGTCACAAACTGAGAGCGGTCGGAACTCTCAGACTCCCGATATCGTCGGAGGTAAATGGTGAGGGGTTCGACGTAGTTGTCAAACCCGAGCTTTCCCATGGCCCAGAGGACATCCTCAGCAGTGACAGTCTTGCGCTGCTCGCGCTGGCAGCGCTCGTTGGCCTCGCCGGTTATGAAGGCGATGTACTCGGACACACACTCCTGCATGGTCTCCTTGGCGTCGTCAGATATTTTTGCATGCGGGGGTAATATCTTCCGCATTATGCGTATCACATTGGCTATCGGCATGTACCGATCCTGCTCGCGAACGAGGCACTGCGGAGCCTTCTGTTCAGTGTTGTTGTCGCTATTGCCGGCGGAGTTTGGCAGGGTTGCTGGTGTTTGCGATGGCATTGCCGCCGTCGGAACTGTTGGCGTTGGCTGCGTGCAAGGTGGGAAGAAAACAATTAATGTAAGTCAACTAATTATTCACTGTACAGATACGATCATAAATGAGTAACttaaattcgaaaaaaaaaaaaagataaagaagaaaaaagaaaaagaaaaacttatttGTGGAAGCGAGGGCCATGCAAACCCGAGAAACGTTGAAAGTAACAACTTGTGGTCACTTAATTAATGGGTAAGGAAGACATGGTTTATGGTTATATTAATCAGGGTGAGGGTGTATATTAATGGGGTTTGAATCATTAATTGTCTGCGTGTATGTGCAGATATTGTAAATGGCATGGCCAATCAAAGAGGTTTTTGCCACTACTTACCATAAACTGTATACCAATATAATGACATGTAATGCTGAGAATGCCTCACATATTCTTCTATTAGTAACTTGGGATGCCACAATAACGTGGAATCTAGTCTATTTTGATTCTTATCTTGTAGACTTACTCCTAATCCTATttggtttgtaaacttaccACTAGGAACACTTAATACACAGTTATAGACGTGTCCACCCTTGAATCTAAAAATTCATTGAATGCAATATGTATGAGAAATGTCGAATTTAgtgaataattaattggaagGGATCATTTCCAgatcccttccacctaatcCACCAAGGCCACAAATCCAGACccttgaaatttaattcaacggctaaaattattataacttttaatggGGCTCCTGTTTTTAGCCTTTAGAACAAGTTTCAAGAATCCAGATTTGTGGCTTTGGTGGATTAGGCTTCGGATCCCTTTCCTAATTAACTTACTTGAAATTTACCATAAAATTAGCAACAATCAACGAATATCAACCATTTACATAAATACGAATGATTGACCATCCATAAAACTGCATGAACTGTTAGTCTTTGACATTTGTTGTCTTTTCCTATAGAGAGCTACTAGACCCATCCCATTGTTTTATTTTCCCATCCACcttaaaaggttaaaaaaaataaaatgctatTTCCCCACCCACTATTATTCTCAAAATAACCTttattatatacatacatatggaattaaaaaattgtctcttaaaaaatttaaacaaataatatGTAAATGAAAACCACTAAGGTCTGTAAATTCAAATGGAAACAATAGAGAtatccaaattcaaaagaattAGACAACGCTAAATTCAAAAATACGATGGACAAATTCAAATGGCCCACACACAAATTATTCTTCTACCTTTTCAATGGAAACATAATCTTCTACCTTTTCCGTAGAAGCGTCATCTTCCACCTCTTCAATAAAAAAAGTCATCTTCCAAGtccattaatatttttttactttctttgaATGAAAGAGATGAAAATATGAGTTAGGGTTTAAGGTAGACAAATAGTCTCCCATgcccaacctttttttttttttttaaattaagcaAAGCAAGATAATTAATGTCTTTATCAGTCTTTGTACAAatggacaaatttgtaattaaaaaattcattaaaagatgAGTAGGAAGATAAAATATTAGGATGAGAATAATATCAGTGTTTCCTATATAGACTATTGATAATCCAAATAATCGGGGTGAATAGTGATTGACCAGAGAACGATATGTGCAGACCATAAACCCTAACATGCGCGTAAATTTCACGAGCTCACCTGCCCATGATTATGTTTCCACAGTAagctcaaaataaaaaaataaattgacaaCTCACGCGCTTGCATGTCCACGTATCACTGTATCACTGTGACTGTGTAAACCGCTCTTTTAAGAACCGGAAAATTGGGTCCCACACAGGAAACGACCCCCCTTATATGTCCTACTTCAAAACTCATTTCCCAGCCCGAAACCATATCAGCTCCTCAAGATTTTACTTGTGATGGTATATTGCCTTATAACTACTTGAATTCTTCTGTAAAATATCAGATTTGAATATATATCTTCTAATatgtaaagaaaaataaagattttTGAGTGACTGAAATCCTTCTAATTTCTAATAATCAAAGTAAAGGCAGAGCTAATAATGTTTTTCATATTAATAAGAAACAATTATGTGTGTGTATAGTACAGATCATCACAACACTACTACAATCGTTGAACCAGATATCCCTGAGTGGTTACATAAAAATGCAACCTATATTTGAGCAAGCGTTACTTTGAAACGAACTAGCTAGATGAGCTGTAgcaaaaattcggccaaaaaCTAATAAATAAAAGGGGCATTTAGAtctggtttaaaaaaaattgttagcaATAGAGcaaaataatgtaaaaaataacagaaaatttaattttattctGACAGGGAAGAAATACATTTGACTTCCTCGAAAAATCGaacacacaaataaataaataaacacgaaCACACACAAATTGTATCAAGCATGGAAAATCGTCCACGAAAAAAATTGTGTTAAAATCTTGAGAAAACAATGAAAATCCTAAAAAGATCAGAGATATGTCTGTGATATCAGCAGTTCAGCACATAAGGAGCTGAGacaaacacaaaattaaatGCAAAAGACCACCAAATGCAGGATCAAATGCAACAACTTTGAGATCGGCCTTGGAAAAAACTATATTTGGGAAAAatgggagagaggaagagaataaATTTGGGTcactaaattttgaaaagaaatagACATGCATGCAATAAAATTCcataaacaaataagaaaatgaaaaaaaatccaaaaaccaactattattttatatatgcgcacacacacatatataaaatcatcaagaagaaattaaaacaaGTAATATGAAAAATACATCAATAAATAAAAGAGCAAAGCAAGATGCCATTTGCTAAGAGAGACTTTTACCAGGTTTCGATGATTTTGCATGCCTTGGAGGAAGCCCACCACCCATATGTTCCATTTCTGtcactgctctctctctctctctctctctctctctctctctctctctctctctctctctctctctctctctctctctctctctctctctctctctctctctctctctctctctctctctctctctctctctctctctctctacaaaggttccacattttttttcaaaaaacgaGGAAGGACACTCTATTTACTTATGAGTGGATCCCTTCAAAAGCTAAACATTTTTAAATAAACTATTATATATGCTGATGCATACTACTATTGGATGGCCTTTGAAGAGACTTGAATATAGTTATATTTCAAATGATATCTTGAGGCTATTGGAGATTTAATTTCACCACATGGTCAACATACATCTCGTATAGCTAGCTGCGACCATAGGTTTATTGCAGGTACCAATATTTCTAGTAGAGGCTAGATACTCTAGTAGACACTAGTCATCAATCAGGTAGATGTCATTTCACTTGCTTGCTATACAACTTGAATGATGTTATGTATATGATTGAGTTACTTACTTTGGTATGATGACAGCTGAGATATGAAATTTATTACTATAATGgtagtattattattatgtaATTTTTGACTCATATGTGATTTCAAAACGGTGGTTATTATGTTTAAATGATTTTGACTAGATAAACTTGATCCACTGACACATTGTTTTGTCGACCCCTTAGGACatagtgtaacatcccacatcgcccaggagagtggatcctctaagccttatatgtatattcccaactctacctagcacgaggccttttgagagctcattggcttcgggttccatcggaactccgaagttaagcaagttcgcacgagagcaatcccatgatgggtgacccactgggaagttctcatgtgagttcccagaaacaaaatcgtgagggcgtggtcggggcccaaagtggacaatattgtgctacgacgGAATCGAGCCCGGGATATGGTGGAGCTCgggtcaggatgtgacaatttggtatcagagccaatccctggccgaagtgtgccgacgaggacgtcgagcccctgagaggggtggattgtaacatcctacatcgcccataggagtggatcatctaagccttatatgtatattcccatctttacctagcatgaggcattttgggagctcactggcttcaggttccattggaactccgaagttaaacgagttcacACGAGAggaatcccatgatgggtgacctactgggaagttcttgtgtaagttctcagaaacaaaatcgtgggGGCGTGGTCgtggcccaaagcgaacaatatcgtgctacagcggagtcgagcctgggatgtgatggagctcgggtcgggatgtgacatataGCGAGAACAAGGAAACTTCTGAGAGTGACAAGTGGCTTGCTAGTGAGGCTTCCACCTATGGACTTGGGTGATGATCACTTTACTGCAATTTTATCCAGTTTGTAATAATtgcatgtttttatttttgatatGCACGGCACTGCACTACACTGCTTTGTGTTAACTGTTGTATTgccacagcccgtcccgaaagaTATTCCTTGATTATGTGAAATGTCTATAATACCCTTGGATGTTGAGTACATTATGTGTGATGTTGTGGTTTGAGTTTAGGTTTTAGACTAATTTAAttagttcctaagtttttggaacttaaaatttatggttgttgtttgttgtgattggctgcaaactggaccacacacacacaccaacccaTTCCCTTAcccgttgactctctctctcctcactctcTCGGATTTTATCCATTTTCCGTACAACGTACGGACAACCTTCAAACCTTCCCTTCCAGTCATGGATCAAGGCTGTAAAGGTATTCTTTGTGTTCCTTGTGAACTCAGGAACACATTCATACCAATTGTAGTGCGTGAAACCTTCGAAAACCCGAGAACCAAAGAACCCCGATTTGGAGTACTGTGCATGCACTCGTGATTGTGAAGTTTTCAAAGAGTTTTAAGGTTATAGGGAGCTTTAAAACACACGAAGCTCAAGGAAGAAAGTTGaagtgttttggacgtcggaaaGTCCCAGTTCATGAGTTTCAAattttggccggattatcgaggtTTTCCTGGTGAGATTCTATGGATATTAGGGCTTTaaattggtaaggttttgttctactcgttgtaagcttcattttggtacaaatttcatgaattttggttgcgAATCGAATAAGATATAAAGGTTTGATTATTTTCCCAGTTTCTGGTGATAGCAGTAGCACCAGTGCTGGGCTCCGGcaaaccaaggaagaaggagaatcatattctgtcaaagttaacggaatattctgacgccgtcaAGTATAATTAAAGGCATATTCtaatttttaacggaatattccttaacgccgttagggaatccgtttggtgtgccaggcacgtgcctgcgcgTGAGCCGCGCGTCTGGCCGTTCCTTGGTTTGCAGGTTACCTATCAGTCGGAACCacttatagtggtctgtacgacaagcctgtgcacctaacttcgatccaaggtgagcatattgTGCGGGAGGTAAACATCacatgaaggactgtgccctaactctgggcgggagcactaacaccggggtgcaggtttatgagctcttaaTATATCACATCATATTTCGCATAACAGAAGTAAcctcatatctttaatttatggacttacctggcacttacttgtgcgtccgcagcaccaatcataaatatatgcaactactaaggAACGGCTAAGGAAtcgcagcaccaatcataatgattttgaaaagctttgtttatgcccactcacactttctgttttgtgcccttccaggttctaggtagaagtgctttggtggctcaTGGGGATTTCGACGGTGGTTTTGAAAGgacatcataaatgtaggatcactcttgggtgttgtataattagtacctGTCCTGCTTGACTACACTTAGGTTATTTATGCTCTGGTTTTGTAgttcacacttaatctcgcatTGGCACCTTATCTTATATAAtactctagttgatttggtttttgtttattcataATTCCTTTTAtatctattgcttccgcactgtgcacatggctacgtcaccttcacgtgacggccagcttGGCCTGATttaggtcgaggtgtgtcatgtATGAACTATTGTCTGTTCCAGATGATGTGATAATAATGGGATGTACCCATTGACTTTTGTCTAGAAATCACTTTTCTGCTCGAATACTTTTGGCCTAAATTTTTTAGCTCGAggttattaaagaataaatttaggctaatttatTTTAAGTAAAATTATGTACactattctaatttaattttatgaacattttaacctaaaaatatttaaatttcaacaaatattgaaaaatcattaaatttgggtgaattttgagttaaataattttttttaattattttagccgtgcgatttaaatttgggttgttagatcttttttgataccgttagatttgatcatattagatatcagttgttggattcaatgaaattataaatataaaacaaaaacattaactaaattaaatttGGAACGTTGGATAACCAACTACCCGTTTGAATTTCAGCCGTTGATCATTCAAAAGGCTCATTTTTCTTGGCCAACAATTGCTAGTGTCACTCcctgatcccgacatacgtccaagATCAACACGTGACATCAACACATCCCTGTTTATTTAACATGTCTCGCCTTCGAGACAAGACCAGAGCACAATCAATGATTTAACCAtacattcattttcttttatttcatggcTGCATTTAACCTTTGCGTTacactgcctacgtaccctaagaatggatcaagccattcgtagttcaccattcactacacTCTGATGTTTCTCAAAGTAAGTTCAAGCATAAAAGCATAACATTCTTCAATCAATTATTAGAACTTTACAAGCATGAAATTACTAGATTTAGGGCTACATAACAAACCCACATGACAATC
This is a stretch of genomic DNA from Malus domestica chromosome 02, GDT2T_hap1. It encodes these proteins:
- the LOC139190447 gene encoding nuclear transcription factor Y subunit B-1-like, with product MPSQTPATLPNSAGNSDNNTEQKAPQCLVREQDRYMPIANVIRIMRKILPPHAKISDDAKETMQECVSEYIAFITGEANERCQREQRKTVTAEDVLWAMGKLGFDNYVEPLTIYLRRYRESESSDRSQFVTREEPQLMDYCPPGHAGPQVAMMPPPPPSYGPENYFGPQHGPPMYDPSMMGMFRDGSSSGAGGGGSSSASGAQGENSLGGFDPFGHFK